One window from the genome of [Mycobacterium] stephanolepidis encodes:
- the mftG gene encoding mycofactocin dehydrogenase MftG has protein sequence MHADALIVGAGSAGSILASRLSEDPSFRVVLVEAGPASSADEEGVRDGYRLPIGPGSQIATYYWATLTSTGDQAELVRGSVVGGSGAINGGYFVRGRPADFDGWSVPGWAWVDVRDHFREMETDRDFRDDPLHGSSGPIPIGRRSEQSTAGRELADRAIKAGYPAVADLNGKAGVGVGLVPLNIDSGMRIGPARAYLEGAGWRPNLAVYSSTRVLRVLCGGGRATGVQVAVGSSVRTLTADRIILSAGAIESAKLLLLSGLGPADDLRAVGVDPIVDLPGVGTRVMDHAEWVLDTGDGGQSGYPVLDTVLHTDRQMGVEVRPYTTGFAAMAGAQVNGADARQIGVALMTPRCRGRVELRSTDPAVPAYIDLRYDSETADMDRLRDGVRLVSELYGRRFGGPRWSTSQHLCATAPMGNDEDKYAVVDKYCRVRGVDGLFVIDGSIMPTIPSRGPAATIAMIGHRAARFVAWS, from the coding sequence ATCCACGCGGATGCGCTCATTGTCGGCGCGGGCAGCGCGGGTTCGATTCTGGCCAGCCGCCTTTCCGAGGATCCATCGTTTCGTGTGGTGCTTGTCGAGGCCGGTCCGGCGTCATCCGCAGACGAGGAGGGGGTACGTGATGGGTACCGCCTGCCGATCGGCCCGGGCAGTCAGATAGCCACCTACTACTGGGCCACGTTGACGTCGACCGGTGATCAGGCCGAGTTGGTGCGCGGATCGGTGGTGGGTGGCTCCGGCGCGATCAACGGCGGCTATTTCGTGCGGGGACGGCCCGCAGATTTCGATGGATGGTCGGTGCCGGGATGGGCCTGGGTGGATGTGCGTGATCACTTCCGTGAGATGGAGACCGATCGTGACTTTCGGGATGATCCGCTACACGGCTCATCGGGACCCATACCGATTGGACGTAGGAGCGAACAGAGCACCGCTGGAAGGGAATTGGCGGATCGTGCCATCAAAGCCGGTTACCCGGCGGTGGCAGATCTCAACGGCAAGGCCGGTGTCGGGGTGGGATTGGTGCCGCTCAACATCGACAGCGGCATGCGGATTGGGCCCGCGCGTGCGTACCTTGAGGGAGCGGGCTGGCGCCCCAATCTCGCGGTGTACTCCAGTACTCGTGTATTGCGGGTGTTGTGCGGTGGCGGGCGTGCCACCGGGGTCCAGGTGGCGGTGGGGAGCTCGGTGCGGACTCTGACTGCCGATCGAATCATATTGAGCGCGGGTGCGATTGAGAGCGCCAAGCTGCTGCTGCTCTCCGGGCTGGGGCCCGCCGATGATCTGCGCGCGGTGGGGGTCGATCCCATCGTCGACCTACCCGGTGTGGGGACCCGCGTGATGGACCACGCGGAGTGGGTGCTCGATACCGGCGATGGTGGGCAGTCGGGCTATCCCGTACTGGATACCGTGTTGCATACCGACCGCCAGATGGGCGTCGAGGTACGGCCGTACACAACGGGATTCGCCGCCATGGCAGGCGCGCAGGTAAATGGCGCCGATGCCAGGCAGATCGGTGTTGCGTTGATGACTCCGCGGTGTCGGGGTCGAGTCGAACTACGTTCGACCGATCCTGCGGTGCCGGCGTACATCGACTTGAGATATGACAGTGAGACCGCCGATATGGATCGCTTGCGGGACGGAGTACGTCTGGTGTCCGAACTGTACGGCCGGCGGTTCGGCGGTCCGCGGTGGTCCACGTCGCAACATCTGTGCGCAACCGCACCCATGGGTAATGACGAGGACAAGTACGCGGTCGTCGACAAGTACTGTCGTGTCAGGGGAGTCGATGGACTCTTTGTCATCGACGGGTCGATCATGCCGACCATTCCGAGCCGCGGCCCGGCGGCCACGATCGCGATGATCGGGCACCGAGCGGCCCGGTTTGTTGCGTGGTCGTAA
- the mftA gene encoding mycofactocin precursor MftA (Mycofactocin is a small molecule electron carrier derived from the final two amino acids, Val-Tyr, of MftA, the mycofactocin precursor. It plays a role in redox homeostasis and the metabolism of alcohols and aldehydes in Actinobacteria, including Mycobacterium tuberculosis.), with translation MAEPTTVAGQTTDTELVQESLVEEVSIDGMCGVY, from the coding sequence ATGGCCGAGCCCACCACTGTCGCCGGACAGACCACCGACACCGAGTTGGTACAGGAATCGCTGGTCGAAGAGGTCTCGATCGACGGGATGTGCGGCGTCTACTGA
- the mftR gene encoding mycofactocin system transcriptional regulator (MftR, the mycofactocin system transcriptional regulator, is an uncharacterized TetR family DNA-binding transcription factor. Its role is inferred by context. It occurs as part of the biosynthesis locus for mycofactocin, a partially characterized electron carrier derived from the terminal Val-Tyr dipeptide of the precursor peptide MftA, through a radical SAM enzyme-mediated process.) — protein sequence MSAQPARVGRRPSTTRDEITAVAMALFAQRNFDDVSVDDIAAAAGIARRTVFRYYSSKNAIVWGDFDSHLEVMRALLEQTPDTVDISTALRQALLTFNDFPADETPRHRMRMRLILEIPALQAYSMLMYTGWRDVIAQFVATRTGTDPGTLLPQTVAWTLLGVALAAYEQWLADESATLTTLLGKGLDAAEVGLRGLG from the coding sequence ATGAGTGCGCAGCCGGCGCGCGTGGGACGGCGCCCTTCGACAACCCGGGATGAGATCACCGCAGTTGCCATGGCGCTGTTCGCGCAGCGCAACTTCGACGATGTGAGCGTCGACGACATCGCCGCCGCGGCCGGTATCGCCCGGCGTACGGTGTTTCGGTACTACAGCTCCAAGAACGCAATCGTGTGGGGAGACTTCGACTCCCACCTTGAGGTGATGCGTGCATTGCTGGAACAGACGCCGGACACGGTGGACATCAGTACCGCCCTGCGCCAGGCATTGCTGACATTCAACGACTTTCCGGCCGACGAGACCCCGCGCCACCGCATGCGGATGCGGCTGATCTTGGAAATCCCTGCGTTACAGGCGTACTCGATGCTGATGTACACCGGCTGGCGCGATGTCATCGCGCAGTTCGTGGCCACACGCACCGGCACCGATCCCGGCACCCTCTTACCGCAGACCGTTGCCTGGACCCTGCTCGGAGTGGCACTCGCGGCGTACGAACAATGGCTCGCCGACGAGTCCGCCACGCTCACCACACTGCTCGGCAAGGGCCTCGATGCCGCCGAGGTGGGCCTGCGCGGGCTGGGCTGA
- the mftF gene encoding mycofactocin biosynthesis glycosyltransferase MftF (Members of this protein family, MftF, are glycosyltransferases, members of PF00535 (glycosyl transferase family 2). The encoding gene is found as part of the mycofactocin cassette, in Mycobacterium tuberculosis, many other Actinobacteria, and occasional members of other lineages. Mycofactocin itself, a putative redox carrier, is a heavily modified derivative of the C-terminal Val-Tyr dipeptide of the mycofactocin precursor MftA (TIGR03969).), with protein MTTGDEPAQEASVPQGRLPDGFAVQVDRRVRVLDEGSALLGGSPTRLLRLAPAARTLLSGGRLEVRDATSAQLARTLLDATVAHPRPTGGPGYRDVTVVIPCLNNGFGLRRLLRALRGMRVIVIDDGSAIPILECDLEGMHCDVRVVRHDESQGPAAARNTGLKLATTDFVAFLDSDVVPRRGWLEALLGHFSDPAVALVAPRIVGLVLSDNAIARYEAVRSSLDLGLREAPVVPYGPVSYVPSAAIVVRRAAIDEIGGFDESLRCGEDVDLCWRLIEAGSRLRYEPVSHVAHDHRLTLREWFARKAFYGMSAAPLSTRHPDKVAPMVISRWTLLVWILAAVGSGMGYLAAAGMAALAAGRVARTLRGVDTPPRDVLRVATQGVGGAALQIASALCRHYWPLALVAAALSRRSRHVLVVAAIVDGVVDWMKRNDNSASPDDRIGLLEYVLLKRLDDIAYGIGLWSGIVQECDLGALRPELRP; from the coding sequence ATGACCACCGGCGACGAACCGGCGCAAGAGGCGTCCGTGCCACAGGGGCGGTTGCCCGACGGATTCGCGGTACAGGTCGATCGACGGGTTCGTGTTCTCGACGAGGGCTCGGCGCTACTGGGCGGCTCTCCGACCCGGCTGCTGCGATTGGCTCCGGCCGCGCGGACCCTGCTTTCCGGCGGACGGCTAGAAGTCCGTGACGCGACCAGTGCGCAGCTCGCTCGGACGCTGTTGGATGCGACCGTCGCTCACCCCCGACCAACGGGTGGCCCCGGATATCGGGACGTCACCGTCGTTATTCCATGCCTTAACAATGGATTTGGTCTTCGCAGGCTGCTACGGGCACTGCGCGGAATGCGTGTGATCGTCATCGACGACGGTTCCGCCATTCCCATCCTGGAGTGCGATCTGGAGGGCATGCACTGTGACGTGCGGGTGGTACGTCACGACGAGAGTCAGGGTCCGGCGGCGGCCCGCAATACCGGGCTGAAGCTGGCGACCACGGATTTCGTCGCCTTCCTTGACTCTGATGTGGTGCCCAGGCGCGGCTGGCTGGAGGCACTGCTGGGGCATTTCAGTGATCCGGCGGTCGCCCTGGTCGCCCCGCGGATTGTGGGATTGGTGTTGAGCGACAACGCGATTGCTCGCTATGAGGCGGTCAGGTCCTCGTTGGACCTTGGCCTTCGCGAGGCGCCCGTGGTTCCGTACGGCCCGGTGTCGTACGTCCCCAGTGCGGCGATCGTGGTTCGCCGGGCCGCGATAGACGAGATCGGTGGGTTCGACGAATCACTGCGATGCGGTGAAGACGTGGATCTGTGCTGGCGGCTGATCGAGGCAGGGTCTCGGCTTCGGTACGAACCGGTCTCCCATGTGGCTCATGATCATCGACTGACCCTTCGAGAATGGTTCGCGCGCAAAGCATTTTATGGAATGAGCGCGGCGCCGCTGTCGACACGCCACCCCGACAAGGTGGCACCGATGGTCATCTCGCGATGGACACTGCTGGTGTGGATTCTGGCGGCGGTGGGCTCGGGGATGGGCTATCTGGCCGCGGCGGGTATGGCCGCGCTCGCCGCCGGGCGAGTCGCGCGGACATTGCGGGGAGTGGACACCCCGCCACGTGACGTCCTTCGGGTGGCCACCCAGGGTGTGGGCGGTGCCGCGTTGCAGATCGCGTCCGCGTTGTGCCGCCACTACTGGCCATTGGCATTGGTGGCTGCCGCACTATCGCGGCGCAGTCGCCACGTGCTCGTCGTGGCTGCCATCGTCGACGGCGTGGTGGATTGGATGAAGCGCAACGACAACTCGGCGTCTCCCGATGATCGCATCGGTCTGCTCGAGTACGTGTTGCTGAAGCGTCTGGACGACATCGCCTACGGGATTGGCTTGTGGTCGGGGATCGTGCAGGAGTGCGATCTCGGGGCGCTTCGACCGGAATTACGGCCCTGA
- the mftB gene encoding mycofactocin biosynthesis chaperone MftB (MftB, a small protein, is a peptide chaperone that assists the radical SAM enzyme MftC in performing two modifications to the C-terminal Val-Tyr dipeptide of the mycofactocin precursor peptide, MftA. MftB's role is analogous to the role of PqqD in the biosynthesis of PQQ, a cofactor that derives entirely from a Tyr and a Glu in the precursor PqqA.), translated as MSAMIDEAPAGFDWTRPWQLHPQVSLRPEPFGALLYHFGTRKLSFLKNRTLLQIVQSLPDHTSAESAWRAAGVEDSQAAAYQRALAVLADSTMIVTREDA; from the coding sequence ATGAGCGCCATGATTGACGAGGCGCCCGCCGGCTTTGATTGGACCCGGCCCTGGCAGTTGCACCCCCAGGTGTCGTTGCGCCCGGAGCCGTTTGGGGCGCTGCTCTACCACTTCGGCACCCGCAAGCTGTCCTTCCTGAAAAACCGCACGCTGCTGCAGATCGTGCAATCACTTCCCGACCACACCAGCGCTGAGAGTGCTTGGCGCGCCGCCGGTGTCGAGGACAGTCAGGCTGCTGCGTACCAGCGGGCCCTGGCCGTGCTGGCGGATTCGACGATGATCGTGACCCGAGAGGACGCTTGA
- the mftD gene encoding pre-mycofactocin synthase MftD (MftD, an enzyme found in the mycofactocin biosynthesis locus, performs an oxidative deamination of 3-amino-5-[(p-hydroxyphenyl)methyl]-4,4-dimethyl-2-pyrrolidinone (AHDP). The resulting compound, now called pre-mycofactocin (PMFT), is a biologically active redox cofactor that can oxidize the non-exchangeable NADH of TIGR03971 family SDR-type oxidoreductases.), translated as MARNAWFETVAIAQQRAKKRLPKSVYSSLISASEKGLTVSDNVEAFGELGFEPHVVGIQPDRELSTTVLGQEISLPVMISPTGVQAVDPDGEVAVARAAAARGTAMGLSSFASKPIEDVVAANPKTHFQIYWLGGRDDVAQRIQRAKDAGAVGLIATLDWSFSHGRDWGSPSIPEKMNLRSMIRLAPEVVTKPGWLWSFGKNMNIPDLRVPNQAARGEDGPPFFDAYGQWMGTPAPTWDDVRWMREQWDGPFMLKGVMRIDDAKRAVDCGVSAISVSNHGGNNLDGTPASIRALPGIAAAVGGDLEVLLDGGIRRGSDVVKALALGARAVMIGRAYLWGLAASGQAGVENVLDIMRGGIDSALMGLGKKSVHELSPDDLLIPEGFARGLGRH; from the coding sequence ATGGCGCGCAACGCATGGTTCGAGACGGTCGCGATTGCCCAGCAGCGGGCCAAGAAGCGGCTGCCGAAATCCGTCTACAGCTCGCTGATCTCGGCCAGTGAAAAGGGGCTGACGGTCAGCGACAACGTCGAGGCGTTCGGGGAGCTTGGATTCGAGCCCCACGTTGTTGGCATTCAGCCGGACCGTGAACTGTCGACAACAGTTTTGGGGCAAGAGATTTCACTGCCGGTGATGATCTCGCCGACCGGTGTTCAGGCGGTGGACCCCGATGGCGAGGTGGCTGTGGCGCGGGCGGCCGCCGCGCGAGGGACCGCCATGGGGTTGTCATCCTTTGCGAGCAAGCCCATCGAGGACGTGGTCGCCGCCAATCCGAAGACGCACTTCCAGATCTACTGGCTGGGTGGACGCGACGATGTGGCTCAGCGTATTCAGCGTGCGAAAGATGCTGGAGCCGTAGGACTTATCGCTACCCTGGACTGGAGCTTCTCGCACGGTCGCGACTGGGGCAGCCCGTCCATACCCGAGAAGATGAACCTGCGGTCGATGATCCGGCTGGCGCCGGAAGTGGTCACCAAGCCGGGCTGGCTGTGGTCCTTCGGTAAGAACATGAACATTCCGGACCTGCGGGTGCCTAATCAGGCGGCCCGCGGCGAGGACGGCCCGCCGTTCTTCGACGCATATGGACAGTGGATGGGCACTCCGGCGCCGACATGGGACGACGTTCGATGGATGCGTGAGCAATGGGACGGCCCGTTCATGCTCAAGGGTGTCATGCGCATCGATGACGCGAAACGTGCTGTGGATTGCGGAGTTTCGGCTATCTCAGTGTCCAATCACGGTGGTAACAATCTCGACGGAACACCTGCGTCGATCCGCGCATTGCCGGGCATCGCGGCGGCCGTCGGTGGTGACCTCGAGGTGCTGCTGGATGGTGGCATCCGGCGGGGCAGCGACGTCGTCAAGGCATTGGCCCTCGGTGCGCGCGCGGTGATGATCGGGCGGGCGTATCTCTGGGGTCTGGCGGCCTCCGGCCAGGCCGGTGTCGAGAACGTCCTGGACATCATGCGCGGCGGCATCGACTCGGCGCTGATGGGGCTCGGGAAGAAATCTGTGCACGAACTATCGCCAGATGATCTTTTGATCCCCGAGGGATTTGCCCGGGGCCTCGGGCGGCACTAG
- the mftE gene encoding mycofactocin biosynthesis peptidyl-dipeptidase MftE: MNSAYHRRVAVPTVLSTAISPELADEAITLFTPLGSTEQHGPHLPLDTDTRIADAVATAAAGELAADTGDGRTALAPAIAYGSSGEHQSFAGTISIGTAALTQVLVEYGRSATQWCRRIVFVNGHGGNIEATVTAVRLLRSEGRDVAWWACAVEGGDAHAGHVETSLLLHISPESVRREEVLAGNSAPLRELMAPMRAGGVAAVSAIGVLGDPTTASSQEGARMLATMTRQCADAVRRWTPGTDGRLV, translated from the coding sequence GTGAATTCGGCCTACCATCGGCGGGTGGCTGTTCCGACTGTCTTGAGCACCGCAATCTCTCCGGAGCTCGCAGACGAGGCCATTACGCTGTTCACTCCGCTGGGCTCAACCGAACAACACGGGCCGCACTTGCCGCTGGACACCGACACCCGCATTGCCGATGCTGTGGCTACCGCTGCGGCCGGGGAGCTGGCCGCCGATACCGGCGACGGTCGGACCGCCCTCGCCCCGGCCATCGCGTACGGATCCAGCGGAGAGCATCAATCCTTCGCTGGAACGATCTCGATCGGTACTGCGGCGCTGACTCAGGTCCTCGTTGAGTACGGCCGGTCGGCCACACAGTGGTGCAGGCGCATCGTCTTCGTGAACGGTCACGGCGGCAATATCGAGGCGACGGTCACCGCGGTGCGACTGCTGCGTTCAGAGGGGCGCGACGTCGCATGGTGGGCGTGTGCGGTCGAAGGCGGGGACGCTCATGCCGGACATGTGGAAACCTCTCTGCTGCTGCATATTTCACCGGAGAGCGTGCGTCGTGAGGAAGTGCTCGCCGGAAATTCGGCACCGCTGCGCGAACTGATGGCGCCCATGCGCGCGGGCGGGGTGGCGGCGGTGAGCGCGATCGGTGTGCTCGGAGATCCGACCACCGCCAGCAGCCAGGAAGGCGCACGGATGCTTGCGACGATGACTCGACAATGCGCCGACGCGGTGCGCCGTTGGACACCTGGCACGGACGGGCGGCTGGTATGA
- the eat gene encoding ethanolamine permease has translation MSTPDDTVSPHPEAAHDHAGVQSHLEDADYLARRQLRSGTAGWVLLAGLGVSYVISGDYAGWNTGLSKGGFGGMAIAAVVIAAMYLSMVLSMAEMSSALPTAGGGYTFARRALGPWGGFATGTAILIEYAIAPAAIATFIGSYVQSLHLFGLKDGWWIYLAVYAIFIGIHLSGAGEALRTMFIITGIALVGLITFAVGAVGRFDVNNLTNISIDETATGASAFLPYGYLGIWAAVPFAIWLFLAIEGVPLAAEEARDPAKNIPRGIVMAMLVLVVTGAAVLFLVPGAGGAEAMGQSGNPLVEALGNTTVAKAVNYIGLAGLIASFFSIVYAYSRQTFALSRAGYLPTRLSVTNSRKAPVLALIVPGIVGFLLSLSGKGAMLLNMAVFGAALSYVLMMVSHIVLRVREPEMQRPYRTPGGIATSGFALVIACAAVVATFIVDTTAAFATFGVFILFMAYFGLYSRHHLVANSPDEEFAALAEAENELK, from the coding sequence ATGTCAACTCCCGATGACACCGTCAGTCCACATCCGGAGGCCGCGCATGACCATGCGGGCGTCCAATCGCATCTCGAGGACGCCGACTATCTCGCGCGGCGGCAGCTGAGGTCGGGGACCGCCGGCTGGGTGCTACTGGCCGGGCTTGGCGTGAGCTACGTGATCTCCGGCGATTACGCGGGCTGGAACACCGGTCTGAGCAAGGGTGGTTTCGGCGGTATGGCCATCGCGGCGGTCGTCATCGCCGCGATGTATCTGTCGATGGTGCTCAGCATGGCAGAGATGTCGTCGGCATTACCCACCGCGGGAGGCGGGTACACCTTCGCCCGGCGTGCTCTGGGCCCGTGGGGTGGATTCGCAACCGGGACCGCGATTCTCATCGAGTACGCGATAGCTCCGGCCGCCATCGCCACCTTCATCGGAAGTTACGTCCAATCGCTGCATCTGTTCGGGCTCAAGGACGGATGGTGGATCTATCTCGCTGTGTACGCGATCTTCATAGGTATCCATCTCAGTGGTGCGGGCGAGGCGCTCAGGACGATGTTCATCATCACCGGGATCGCGCTCGTAGGCCTGATCACCTTTGCGGTCGGCGCCGTCGGCCGCTTCGACGTGAACAACCTGACCAACATTTCGATCGATGAAACGGCAACGGGTGCATCGGCATTCCTGCCCTACGGGTATTTGGGAATCTGGGCGGCGGTGCCGTTCGCGATCTGGCTGTTCCTGGCGATCGAGGGAGTGCCGCTCGCGGCCGAGGAGGCCCGAGATCCCGCTAAGAACATCCCACGCGGCATCGTGATGGCGATGCTGGTGCTCGTTGTCACCGGGGCGGCCGTGCTGTTCCTGGTGCCCGGCGCGGGCGGTGCCGAGGCCATGGGGCAGTCGGGCAATCCCTTGGTCGAGGCGCTCGGAAACACCACCGTCGCCAAGGCCGTCAACTACATCGGGCTGGCCGGACTCATCGCCAGCTTCTTCTCGATCGTGTACGCCTACAGTCGGCAGACCTTTGCGTTGTCCCGTGCCGGTTATCTGCCGACCCGGCTGTCGGTCACCAACAGCCGGAAGGCTCCCGTGCTGGCCTTGATTGTGCCGGGAATCGTCGGATTCCTGTTGTCGCTCAGTGGCAAAGGCGCGATGTTGCTCAACATGGCGGTTTTCGGGGCGGCGCTGAGCTATGTGCTGATGATGGTGAGTCACATCGTGCTGCGTGTTCGCGAGCCCGAGATGCAGCGGCCGTATCGAACCCCGGGGGGCATCGCCACCAGCGGGTTCGCACTGGTGATCGCGTGTGCGGCGGTAGTGGCGACTTTCATTGTCGATACCACCGCGGCTTTTGCCACGTTC
- the mftC gene encoding mycofactocin radical SAM maturase (MftC is a radical SAM/SPASM enzyme that catalyzes the first two steps in biosynthesis of the electron carrier mycofactocin from the terminal Val-Tyr dipeptide of the precursor peptide MftA.), which produces MSAPAVPRLVDQFEQGLDAPICLTWELTYACNLSCVHCLSSSGKRDPRELSTAQCKGIIDELERMQVFYVNIGGGEPTVRSDFWELVDYATEHHVGVKFSTNGVRITEEVAARLAASDYVDVQISLDGATAEVNDAVRGAGSFAMAVRALENLAAAGFKDAKISVVVTRHNVDQLDEFADLAAKYGATLRITRLRPSGRGADVWDELHPTPAQQRQLYDWLVLNGERVLTGDSFFHLSAYGDGSGGLPGLNMCGAGRVVCLIDPVGDVYACPFAIHDRFMAGNVVSDGGFDEVWKHSRLFNELREPQSAGACGSCGHYDSCRGGCMAAKFFTGLPMDGPDPECVQGYGEAALAADRIVPKPIGDHSHSKGKRGPASGPVVLTLTRRPPSRACDENPLSNVRAGR; this is translated from the coding sequence ATGAGCGCTCCCGCTGTACCCCGCCTGGTGGATCAGTTCGAACAGGGACTGGATGCTCCCATCTGCCTCACCTGGGAACTGACCTACGCCTGCAACCTGTCGTGTGTGCACTGCCTGTCATCGTCGGGCAAGCGTGACCCGCGCGAGTTGTCCACCGCGCAGTGTAAGGGCATCATCGACGAGCTCGAACGCATGCAGGTGTTCTACGTCAACATCGGTGGCGGCGAACCCACTGTGCGCTCAGACTTTTGGGAGCTCGTGGACTATGCGACAGAGCACCACGTGGGGGTCAAGTTCTCGACCAATGGCGTACGTATCACCGAGGAGGTGGCGGCGCGGCTGGCCGCGAGCGATTACGTCGATGTGCAGATCTCGCTAGATGGTGCGACCGCAGAGGTGAACGACGCCGTGCGTGGCGCGGGATCGTTCGCCATGGCGGTGCGCGCGCTGGAGAATCTGGCTGCCGCAGGCTTCAAGGACGCCAAGATCTCGGTGGTGGTCACCCGTCACAACGTGGACCAACTCGACGAGTTCGCGGATCTGGCTGCAAAATACGGTGCGACACTGCGGATTACGCGGCTGCGGCCCTCCGGACGGGGCGCCGACGTGTGGGACGAGCTGCACCCCACCCCGGCGCAGCAGCGTCAGTTGTACGACTGGCTGGTGCTCAACGGTGAGCGGGTGCTCACGGGTGATTCCTTCTTCCATCTGTCGGCATACGGCGATGGCTCCGGCGGTTTGCCAGGTCTGAACATGTGCGGTGCCGGCCGGGTGGTGTGCCTGATCGATCCGGTGGGTGATGTATACGCATGCCCATTCGCCATCCACGACCGGTTCATGGCCGGAAATGTGGTGTCGGATGGCGGATTTGACGAGGTGTGGAAGCACTCACGGTTGTTCAACGAGCTACGCGAACCGCAGTCCGCGGGTGCGTGCGGCAGCTGTGGACATTACGACAGCTGCCGGGGTGGCTGCATGGCGGCGAAGTTCTTCACCGGGTTGCCGATGGATGGACCCGACCCGGAATGCGTACAGGGTTACGGCGAGGCGGCCCTGGCCGCAGATCGCATCGTGCCCAAACCCATTGGGGACCACTCGCATTCGAAGGGCAAGCGCGGCCCGGCCTCGGGCCCTGTTGTGTTGACCCTGACACGCCGGCCCCCCTCGCGCGCGTGCGACGAGAACCCCCTTTCCAACGTACGAGCAGGACGGTAG